One genomic segment of Blastopirellula marina includes these proteins:
- a CDS encoding protein kinase domain-containing protein — MNQPDTAVVMKIAAEARRRQGAAREAFLDDTCGTDQVLRKLVEDKIRPKAAGTLVPDQVDPDATIAVDPPSKHSLHPRQGLTTRYLPGTSVLVRVWASRLYRTIAIVSFIALIILLGIGSRYLVWNELRKVREQEFTALLAADVQALTSWIETRKEHVSVVAKDQDVKDAILRLVKQKRALGDEYSADAVQEELEFFRQRFPKFNRPISGVKQFIEEHEPIDFDQRSDAQAEPPGLIPDEGAYFVVDPAGTILAANQVGAINQTLQGSRRLQVFSDVFLNKAGFVPPMRPEHELTIPGTRPDVVFTWVYQPIYDEFKIPSALLCFGYYSVGNFTKSLITARTGETGEAYAFDANGLMLTESRFTKDLWRMGILPEGEPSRANLILRPPFAAEHPHPENHDRYTRLIEDALANHGTNTKSDVVMDRYINYRGHLVVGAWQWIDEYNFGVAYETESHEAFSPFTIISYTQYALLFLIAGFGGLAYYAASSLVQMRRTIGEHTVVGAYELLLKIGEGGMGQVYLARHQMLKRPTAVKLMRPEQTDPALLKRFEREVQLSSRLKHPNTVEIYDYGKTPDDIFYYAMEYLDGITIEVLVRQYGWLPVSRTLSVMRQVAASLREAHESGLIHRDIKPLNIMLCRVGGEYDVAKVLDFGLVKNLSADPGATIVTNTTEISGTPMYIPPERVKNPTQADPRVDIYALGATAYFMLTGQTIFSAASAVDVLVQIVTQSIPSVKDASDRVIPDALQDLISRCLAKDPKDRPQSADEVLKEVEKLMIDFPWTQQDAADWWQNNIPVDELIEMANRDSEEFPAI; from the coding sequence ATGAATCAGCCTGATACCGCAGTTGTTATGAAGATCGCCGCCGAGGCCCGGCGCCGCCAAGGTGCTGCCCGCGAGGCGTTTCTGGACGACACATGCGGCACCGATCAGGTATTGCGCAAGCTGGTCGAAGACAAGATCCGCCCTAAGGCCGCCGGCACGCTCGTACCAGATCAAGTCGATCCCGATGCGACCATCGCCGTCGATCCCCCTTCCAAGCATTCGCTTCATCCACGCCAGGGCCTGACCACGCGTTACCTGCCTGGCACCAGTGTGCTGGTCCGGGTCTGGGCTTCCCGTCTGTATCGCACGATTGCGATCGTGAGCTTCATCGCGCTGATCATCTTGCTGGGTATCGGGTCGCGCTATCTCGTCTGGAACGAACTGCGCAAAGTCCGCGAACAAGAATTCACCGCCTTGCTGGCCGCCGACGTCCAGGCCCTCACCTCTTGGATCGAAACCCGTAAAGAACACGTCTCAGTCGTCGCCAAAGACCAGGACGTAAAAGACGCGATCCTGCGGCTCGTCAAACAAAAGCGAGCTCTCGGAGACGAATACTCGGCCGACGCTGTCCAGGAAGAGCTCGAGTTCTTCCGCCAGCGATTCCCGAAATTCAATCGTCCCATTAGTGGCGTCAAGCAGTTTATCGAAGAGCACGAGCCCATCGATTTCGATCAGCGAAGTGACGCACAGGCGGAACCGCCTGGCCTGATCCCCGATGAAGGGGCGTACTTTGTTGTCGATCCGGCCGGTACCATCCTTGCCGCAAATCAAGTCGGAGCGATCAATCAAACCCTGCAAGGTTCGCGTCGCCTGCAAGTCTTCTCGGATGTCTTTCTCAACAAAGCAGGCTTCGTGCCCCCGATGCGGCCCGAACACGAGTTGACCATTCCCGGCACGCGCCCCGATGTGGTCTTTACGTGGGTCTATCAGCCGATCTACGACGAATTCAAAATCCCCTCGGCGCTGCTCTGCTTCGGCTATTATTCCGTGGGCAACTTCACCAAGTCACTTATCACGGCACGGACCGGCGAGACGGGGGAAGCGTATGCGTTCGATGCCAATGGCTTGATGCTTACCGAGAGCCGCTTCACCAAAGACCTCTGGCGGATGGGGATCTTGCCGGAAGGGGAACCGTCAAGGGCCAATCTGATACTTCGCCCTCCCTTTGCCGCCGAGCACCCCCACCCCGAAAATCACGACCGATATACGCGGCTGATCGAAGACGCGCTGGCCAACCACGGCACCAATACCAAGTCGGATGTCGTGATGGACCGCTACATCAATTACCGCGGGCACCTGGTGGTGGGTGCCTGGCAGTGGATCGATGAATACAATTTTGGCGTCGCCTATGAAACCGAATCGCACGAAGCCTTCAGCCCTTTCACCATCATTTCGTATACCCAGTACGCGTTGCTGTTTTTGATCGCCGGCTTTGGCGGGCTCGCTTACTACGCCGCATCGTCCCTGGTTCAAATGCGCCGCACCATTGGCGAGCACACCGTCGTCGGGGCGTATGAACTGCTGCTCAAGATCGGCGAAGGGGGCATGGGGCAGGTCTATCTCGCACGGCACCAGATGCTTAAACGTCCCACGGCCGTCAAGCTGATGCGGCCCGAACAAACCGACCCGGCCCTGCTCAAGCGATTCGAGCGCGAAGTTCAGCTTTCCAGCCGCTTGAAGCACCCCAACACGGTCGAGATCTACGACTACGGCAAGACCCCCGACGACATCTTCTACTATGCCATGGAATACCTGGACGGCATCACCATTGAAGTCCTCGTGCGTCAGTATGGCTGGCTCCCGGTCTCGCGCACGCTGTCGGTAATGCGGCAGGTGGCTGCGTCGCTGCGCGAAGCCCACGAGAGCGGCCTGATCCATCGCGACATCAAACCGCTGAACATCATGCTCTGCCGCGTTGGTGGCGAGTACGACGTGGCCAAGGTCTTGGACTTCGGCCTGGTGAAGAACCTTTCGGCCGATCCCGGGGCCACCATCGTGACCAACACGACCGAGATCAGCGGAACGCCCATGTACATTCCGCCTGAACGCGTGAAGAATCCCACCCAGGCCGATCCACGCGTCGATATCTATGCCCTCGGTGCGACGGCCTACTTCATGCTTACCGGGCAAACGATCTTCAGCGCCGCCAGCGCCGTCGACGTGCTGGTGCAGATCGTCACGCAGTCGATTCCTTCGGTCAAAGATGCTTCCGACCGAGTGATCCCCGATGCCCTGCAAGACCTCATCTCGCGCTGCCTGGCGAAAGACCCAAAAGATCGTCCGCAGTCCGCCGACGAAGTTTTGAAGGAAGTCGAAAAGCTGATGATCGACTTCCCTTGGACACAGCAAGATGCCGCCGACTGGTGGCAGAACAACATCCCGGTCGACGAACTCATCGAAATGGCGAACCGGGATTCAGAAGAGTTCCCCGCGATCTAA
- a CDS encoding SufE family protein, whose product MKRLTLNEPPTLTAEELIDDFEFAETKEERLKLIIELGRELPDLPDQLRRDEFKVQGCQSQVWLVPEVVEVEGQPKKIVFQADSDAHIVKGLVGILVMLLSGKSPQEILDFDLRGLFDTLKLEKHLVPARSNGLHSMVRKIHEIAVSVR is encoded by the coding sequence ATGAAGAGACTCACGTTGAACGAACCGCCTACCCTGACCGCGGAAGAATTGATCGATGACTTCGAGTTCGCCGAAACGAAAGAAGAGCGACTGAAGTTGATTATCGAACTGGGACGCGAACTTCCCGATCTGCCGGACCAGTTGCGCCGCGACGAATTCAAGGTCCAGGGATGCCAAAGCCAGGTATGGCTGGTGCCGGAAGTGGTGGAAGTTGAAGGGCAACCGAAGAAGATCGTCTTCCAGGCCGATAGCGACGCCCACATCGTTAAAGGGTTGGTGGGCATTTTGGTGATGCTGCTTTCGGGGAAGAGCCCGCAAGAGATTCTCGACTTCGACCTGCGCGGTCTGTTCGATACGTTGAAGCTGGAAAAGCACCTGGTACCGGCTCGTTCGAATGGTTTACATTCGATGGTCCGCAAGATCCACGAGATCGCGGTCAGCGTTCGCTAA
- a CDS encoding thioredoxin family protein, translating to MPLDWPTLFSSALSYDDFLAKYANENQKERWSAKLKTLSLSDEQKTLLASFTREMHVLCLSGAWCGDCVDQCPMFQLMEQASPNVVVRYIDRDDAPDDLKEAIQVCGGNRVPVVVFLNEDDQVTGMYGDRTLAKYRQMVEKLGGAACSTGISLHAAGEMDALTCGVLAEWIDQFERNQWICRTSTRLREKHGD from the coding sequence ATGCCCCTCGACTGGCCCACTCTGTTTTCCTCCGCTCTCTCTTACGACGATTTTCTGGCCAAGTATGCCAACGAGAATCAGAAGGAGCGTTGGAGTGCGAAGCTGAAGACGTTGTCCCTTAGCGATGAACAGAAGACGCTGCTGGCCAGCTTCACGCGCGAGATGCACGTCCTTTGCCTGTCTGGGGCGTGGTGCGGCGATTGTGTTGATCAGTGCCCGATGTTTCAGTTAATGGAACAGGCATCTCCTAACGTTGTCGTGCGGTATATCGATCGGGATGATGCCCCGGACGATTTGAAAGAGGCGATCCAGGTTTGCGGCGGAAACCGTGTTCCGGTCGTCGTCTTTTTGAACGAAGATGACCAGGTAACCGGCATGTACGGCGATCGCACGTTGGCCAAGTATCGCCAGATGGTCGAGAAGCTCGGCGGAGCAGCGTGCAGTACCGGCATTTCGCTTCATGCCGCTGGCGAAATGGATGCCCTGACCTGTGGCGTGCTGGCCGAATGGATCGATCAGTTCGAACGCAACCAATGGATTTGTCGCACGTCGACCCGTCTTCGCGAGAAGCACGGCGACTAG